aCTTGTAAGGGCTAACTACTTGTAAGGTCTTGTATAGTGAATTAGTATCTGACTTTGTGCTTATATGCCATAAGGAATTTGTAAGGTCTCGTGTGTTGCATGATCAGCTTCAACAATTAACCCGAATTTTAAAATGCAATGAAGTAGTTTTGCAGTGAACATATTTAAGTTTTTGCTTGTCTGTAGATGTGTACTTATTTTTAGATTTGTTATGTTACTTAGGGATATTACGATGTTGAGATGAAAGCAAATTGGGTGGCTTTTGATGACTATTGTGGGTATGAGATTTCCTTCTCTAGCATCAGATTTTTGGCATCTTCAGTTGACGAGTTTCAACAATCTCTTCAACATTTTGGACagatttataacaattttttattcattgtttttggaattaatttttctctttgatttcCTAAGTAAGCTTATTAGGTTTTATGCACTACAATTCTTCAACCCTCgcaaaaaaaaagttgtatataTTCATCCTTTCTTAACCTTATTGAATGTGACTAGAGATATGATTTAATTGCAGTCAATAGGGAGATATGATGGCAGAAATATCTTACCATATTATActaaatataaatgattatgcATGTACGTGACACATTCTATTCATTATATTCTTTCTCGACTTCTATCTTCTCACAATGGTTCCAAAGGCGTACCATCCTCCGTGACTGGTTTTGTCACCAATCCTTTCAACAAATGCTTTTGTCAGCTGttgataaaatttttgaaacagTTTTGGTGTCTGTTAAAACTTAACATCTTAGCTTATCATTTAGTATTTTACTGtatctaaaatatataagtgaCAATTTCCTAATCTTCTCACAAAGGTCTCGTGGTTTGAAGTATCCCTTTCTGGTAAAGCGATTGGCTTGCATGGTCATAGCAGGAGATGCCAGAAGTGACAGTCTTGACATACTCCAGCCTGCCAATTTTACTCCTGAGATGGTATCAAAGGTGAGACAATTAGAAGTTTAGATGACTACAAAATTCAAATGTTGGTTATTTTAGATAGCTGGTTTCTTCTAAAAACAGTGATAACCCGATTCTGAAAGTCGATTAGTTTTCTTGTGAACATCTGAATGATAGATGCACAACAGCTTTTGATAATTGTTCTCTTTTTCACTTGTTCCTAGCACAGCTTTCTGCTATAAGTGGTCaccttttatataaattattcacTACTGCATGAGGATACAATTATTGTTGTTTAAATTGGAATCTAATGTGGCAACAGTTTTTTGCTCCTGTGATCTGTTTATGCATAGCGTCATTTTTCAGATGGAAGAGGAGTTTGTCTTGCTAAGGAATGCCTTTGCGGAGGCACTTATTGGAGATGATCATATTGCCTGTATCCTTCTTTTGTCAAGAACATTTTGTACGAAGTACTGCACAAACACAAGAGATGTAAGTTGAGAGTATTTTTCTTAACATTCAAAAAGTTTTAACCAAGCAATGGTACATTAATGTTTTGGCTCGAATTCGAATCAATGCATTTCGCATTGAGTTGGTCGGAGGACTGTATGAAGATCTTCTTTCATTAGCTGTTGCATCTGTCGAAGCTGAGGCTGCTGTTGGAAATGCTGTCTATATACTTCCGTCCTTCTACAATCATGATTGTGGTGAATACAGTTTTATTTTTCCCTCAATTTCTTGTATTCATTCATCTACGACTTTTCTCTTTTCCTATCTTTGATTGCTTTCTCAAGAtttccaactgaaaaaaaaaaatatttgcattccATGTTTAGGAGAAGTTGTTACTAAAATGTGACACACACGCGTGACACACAGTGTTCACCTCCTAGACCATAAATCTTGTTTTCCACCTTGAGAAAGGGGCAATCTAAGTCAATTTGTTTACAGATCCTAATGCACACATCATATGGATAGATAACGCTCATGCAAAATTGAAGGCACTCC
This genomic interval from Vigna radiata var. radiata cultivar VC1973A chromosome 8, Vradiata_ver6, whole genome shotgun sequence contains the following:
- the LOC106771211 gene encoding histone-lysine N-methyltransferase ATXR4 gives rise to the protein MAVASSFSRRLFIKPFPLFSFYFSFSTASPSPPPIRVALTESVGRAVFATRPIAAADLIHTASPAVCHPYSGRASCYSCLAALPHSQPLRAPFCSQHCHQRSKGYYDVEMKANWVAFDDYCGSRGLKYPFLVKRLACMVIAGDARSDSLDILQPANFTPEMVSKMEEEFVLLRNAFAEALIGDDHIAFLTKQWYINVLARIRINAFRIELVGGLYEDLLSLAVASVEAEAAVGNAVYILPSFYNHDCDPNAHIIWIDNAHAKLKALRDIDEGEELRICYIDASLDRDARRELLFQGFGFQCNCSRCLHGD